The genome window GAGAACAAAGAACCGGGCCGGTGGCATGATGGTGAGAAAGCAAACGCGCGcgcgccggggggggggggggggggggcgtggtTAGAACTTAGAACAACCCAAGTGGAGGCTAGAATAATAGCGGGGCTGATGCTGGGGGTGTGATCCGATGCTGCTGCTGATGTCCTTTCCCAAACACCAGTTCTTCTCATCCTACACTCTGATATAATCAGATGGAAACAgaattgctggattgttacaatataagtgttggattgtaacaatctaatTTTTTCAACCAGCTAtttttgtttcagcttttgaatTGTGATCACAAtttaatttttacaatttaactatttatttcagcttttaaATTATGATCACGATAcaacttttacaatccgaaaTAAACAGTGCCTAATGCTTTTCCCATCCTTGCTTCAGGAATATTTCTCTCAATTGTGAGCTCAGATACTTATATTGTTGAGTGGATTGGGCATTATAGTCCTTGGTGCTGGAGTGATTGTGTGTTTGATCGAGGTGGTTCCTAACAATCTCCTGTTTTCCATAACGAAAAGAAGACTGATACTGCTTCGTTCTATGTGCATTTTCTCAGCCTTTTGCGTTGTGGCGCGCTAGGCCCCGCCGTCGACATCCTAAAAAATGGGCCCTATTTATCCCTTGAAGTCACGACGGCGTGTTTTCCCTATAAGAACTATCCAATCTTTAATCGACATCCAATATTGAATCTCAATTTTACCAGGAAATAACGCTTTtcgatttttttgcaacattttTCTGTTACatattgataatttttctaCAAAGTTTTCAATAACTAGTTTACCGTTTTTCCAATTAGTTATGCAATATTTTCCGACTCTGCCCTTGTTTCAGGGGCTGGATCTCAATCCAGCACTAACAATCTCAATCCAGCACTCACAATCATGGAGCTAAAGGTTCCCAAACAGTGCCACTACTGACATGATAATgtgcaaacaaaacaaaagtagaGAGAAAGCAGCAAACGCAGGCCACGAGACGAGCGATGCCAGTTTCCACTCACCACATCACCGCGCGCGACGCCGAAGCGGGTGGCGAGCGCGGCCGCCACGCGGACGCACCGGTCCCGCGCCTCCCTCCACGTGCGCCGCCGCTCCCCGTACACCACGGCGGCGCGGCCCCCGTACACGGCCGCGGCGCGCTCGATGAAGCTGATCGGCGACAGCGGCGCGTAGTTGGCCGCGCACCGCACCGTGCCGGCCTCCATGTCCAGcacctctccctcttcctcgtccacctcccctcctcctccagcgAGGCTGGAGAATAGTAAAGATCCGAGAGCCGCCGGAGGGGACGACCCGCGCGGGTGGCATGATGGCGATAAAGTAAACGCGCGCGGGCGCGCGAGGTGATTAGGATAATCCAAGTGTGGACTAGAATAATAGCGGGGCTGATGCTGTAGGCTTGATCTGATACTACCGCTGATGCTGCTGCGCTGGTGAAATACTCTACGGAACGCAAAGGCCGCGGCTCTCCTCATGGCTTGCGACACCGCTTGCTactgttgctgctgctcagcGTGTGACTCTCTGGTTGGTCTGGGCATGTACGGTTTTGGGGTGAGAAGCTTGTGACTGAGAGCTGGGGGGTCTTTGGAGAGGGATAGATAGCTACACGCTTCCTGGGCTCGTGGTTATTGTACAGCGatataagttttgtattttttaattatcGAGTTGATCTAAAACTTAGAAAAAATGAATTAGAGATTTATTCTCACCTacttaagtcaagaaaattaGCTAAGTAGTGATCCAGAACTAACCTTGAGTCCTCACTTACATTCCTAGCATTAAAGAACAATTGAGACAGTAGAGTCAGAGAGATTAAGAATGAAATCGATGATTCTTTTCATTACTACAAGATGAACCAACATCCCCTTTGTTGGGGAGACATCTACCGGTTCGTAACAGTGGGAAGTAGTAGGAGGCAGCTCGTGTAGAACTGTTGATACAGCTTTGCTATGGAAGCTGGCGTTAACGCAGATCAATTCGGAAATGGATTTGAAATGAACAAACTGTCTGCCTGCTCGCTTGTGACTGCTATGGAAGCTCGTctagtcccccccccccccccttcttttttcttttcttgccgAACGTCACTCCTCCATTAATTTCCTTGCGTCGTCAAATCGTTTCGCAAGAAACATGTTGAACAAACgcttatttaattaaaaaaaaaaggaacacaTACGACACTTCAATTCCCACAAGAATTGTTGAAAACTCCAACGTTCAACACTAACTGAAGCAGTCTAAAGAACACTTGTTCATCGCTAACTGCTTTCCTTTCGAGATTCGTAAACTTTCTTTGAAGGGCGAGCACTGAAGCAGGCGTCTCTGATGGACTTACATAAATAATCCTACCTGTTTCTACTATACCACTACATATAACTCTGGTTCATGAAAGTAGCTCACCATAGGTTTAGGCTGCAGTACATGCTTGCTCTTGGAGATCTCTGCAGTATAAATAAACCACTCTACCAAGTTTGTCAACAATGCTGACGTTATTACAGCAGACTACGGAGACAAAAGTATAGCTGGCTTTCCATCTTCACTAGCTTGCCTAAGCAAAAGGAGAGGCACTTGAGCTCATCAAATATATCCATCCTTGTGCCCGTGAAGAAATGTCCAGAATGGCACTTGTTTGTTTCATCAAGTTTGTCGAACTTTTTACTTCACAACACTTCCTGCAAATAAGACATGGATTCACTCAGGGCAGCAGCAACCTTAGATACTTAGACCGTGCAGCAAGCATTTCTTTACAAGGGCATTTAGTTATGCTACCTATGAATTGGGGACCAAACTGCCTAATAATGGATTGTTCTAGGAACATAGGTACTATGGCATATGCTGtctttgtaaaacagcatgttAAATGGAAAGCTCATCACAGGCAAATGGAAGACTCACCGTTAGCTGTATCATCTGAATATCTGATGGCAACATGCTCAAAATAATCTCTTCTTGCATCTGCATTCAGTCAGAAAAGCGGTAAAATAAAGTACGCAACCTAGCGTTGTAGCTAATGTATAATAGAAAAATTAGCTCATAAAAATCTCTGTGCATGCTTACCATGTTTCATAGTTAAAGAAGGATCTTCTTTCTCTGTATACCCAACTACCTTTGCAGGATTACCTACAGCCATACtttgaaataaaagaaaaacagtGGTGTCAAATATCAATTATCAACATAAAGCACATAACATAACATACACGGAGCAGGACCAAACATAATAGAAATGATGGCCAAATGTTAAGTAATTAGATGCTGCACTAACATAAATGCATATTAATGTGATCATAGGCTGCAGAAAGGCATACTGGCTCAACTTGATGTAAGTTTTAGTGGATGTACTTACAAAAGGCACAAATATCCATTTTAACACTCCACTAAGGATACTTTTATACATAAAAACATTAAAGAGTCTTTTAAGTCTttaattggggggggggggggggcagattTATCCACGTCTATACTAGCCTGATTTCCACCAGCATGCACAATTTACTAACAGTAGCAGATTAGTCAATGGGAACATTGGAGTGCTGAAAGATCAAGtacttaatttttttgcaaagcGTGCAGTTGGCTATTGTGGCCATCATTAAGGCTCAGCAACCAAGATGATTGAATCCCCAAAAATCAACGAGAGACCAACATATCGCATAATTAGTAAAACTTGATCCACGGCCCTTAGCCACATGACACAGGCGTCATACTGTTGGACTAGCCATTGCTTGGCAATCTAATACAATTAAGTTTCTAACCTAAAACTGAGCCCTAGGTTTTCAACCCAAGTTATAAAGATCATTTTCAACATTGCAAGGAGTGTGTAAGGTGTAGCATCAAACAGCTTAGCTAGTGAGCAGATGCAACTATTTACGTCATGTATTCGTCTTGTTCTTTGCTTTCTTTACAAGGATGTCACATTGCAGTTACGAAAAAGGTCCAAATCTAGAACTGCCCCTGACTAAATTTTCACTGCAGTGTCATTATGTAAGATTATAAATAGTAGTCTGTTCAAACCTGTGGGGAGGTACATCCTTTAAAACAAGGGAGCCAGCGGCAATCATGGCACCTTCACCTACATTTATATTGCCGAGGATAGTAGCACCAGCTCCAATAAGAGCTCCCTGACCGATCTTAGGGTGCCTATCTCCATGTTCCTTGCCAGTACCTCCAAGTGTAACACCCTGCAGTAAAGGTCTGACTCGTAAGCTGGTGAACTTCCATTCTTGATACAGCTTTCCCTAAAGAACAGTTAGGAATCTTCCAGAATTGAACTTTTGACGAAAAAGGAACCAGCATGAAAACATGCAGAAATAGGGCGACCATATAAGGACTAAATTTATAGGGTACGGATGTGGTTCTAGACAAGGACTAAATTCATCTTTAAAGATTTTTCAAAAATTGAAGGGAAAACAGTAACACAATACTGCAAAGCAAGCATATAATGTTCCTTATGTTTTCCACTTTTCCTATCTTTTCCTCTTCCATTATTCTTGCATATGCGCACATCAAAAGGTTTCTCATGCCTCTAGACTAAAATGCAAAATCTTCTGGTCTTAATCACACAAAAAAGTAATATTCATCAAATGAATATAAATGGTGTTCATAGAAACATTAGTCTAACTGAGTTAGATCGTCCATTGAACATaacaaaaatgaaacaaatgGAAAAACATATACTTTAACTAGTTGTTCGAATCAGTAGTGATATACACCTATCTTGCCATGTTTAGTCTGTACTTATCATCAAAGAATAATATTGCATTTACTTGCCAAACtttccttttaaaaatacaATCCTAGGCACATGGCTGTCATAATAATTATCAAAGGATGATTGACTGTTTCAGTTGGTGGAAACCTGGACATTTTGATACAACCCTGCCGCCTTGCTTGGACTCCGATAACTGATTAGATGTGAAGTTTTCAACTTGCTATATTTAAAGGAACAATGAACAAATGGAGCATAGAAAGATACCAGCATGGCTCTACATAGAAAGATGCTAAAAGAAACAACCAATTTATGTAAATAACTAAATACACATGCCTATCATGCTTCACATCCAAGTGAACAGATTATGATTGTAAATATATTATTGCAAGTTCCTTATCTTCCCTTTTTTTATTAAGAACAACAGGAAAGTAACAACCAAAAAGGATCTTGGAACAGAGCTAACAACCATAGTCCAAAATTATTCAGTATTCAAGGACTTCAAGAACTAAATAATTTCTCTCAAGCAACACGTCGAATTGTGGAATTAAAAATGCTACTGCAAAGCAGTTCACTGTTTaaacagaaagaaaaggaatgtgATTAATGCAGGCACCTGCATTAATGAAACCCAATTTCCAACCACAGCAGTTTCGCCAATGACTAGGCCTGTTCCATGATCCAACAATATTCCCTCGCCAATCTTGGCAGCTGCAAGCAAAGAAATAAAGAATGTTAAGGAAGACAAACTAAAGTACCAAAGTATACtacataacaaaataaattACCAGTGATCGGAATTTCACAGTAGAAATCTCAAAAGGTGTAAGCACCCCTTACAGAGTTCTGACACTTTTTTTCTAGCCTTAAGAAAAAATCCACAAAGCACTTACAAGACAGCAATAGATTTAAGCATTAAGTACACAACATTATGATGACCTGGAACTTTTATTAAGATGAACCAGCCCAGTCCAACTTATAAGAagaatggtaatccagtttactAAGTAAACTGATCTCTATGCCCACTGTGCCTTAACACCTTATTTACTTCTAGTGAGTTCTAGTGTTCTGTAGCATGGCCTTATCAAATTTCTGCAATATTTTTCAGTCAACGATAATCCCACATGTAATGAATAATCATGTAAATTTGATATTAGATATCTAAGAATGTAGTACTTGTAAATCAATAGATGAATACCTGGGTGTATATCCACTGCAAAGACCTGCAAGCAATATGATATCCAATGTTACTCAAAAAGGGAAGTTATGCCAACCATATAATTCTGCTGCCTAAGAAATCAAGGTTCACCTCACTAATACGACTTTGCAGTGCCAATGCCAAAACTCTACGTCCCTGATTCCATAAAACATGAGCTATCCTATAGGATTGCAAGGATTGATAACCCTGAAAGCAGCGCACAAACAACATGAGAATCTTAACAGGGTCTAAGACTTGAAGTGCTAAAGAAGATATGAAAAAAGACACTAGTCATCAAGGTTGTATATGTCTGTAAGAATATTAGATGGTATGCCAATGTCAAAGGAAAACTAATAACATGGTACGGAAGGGTGCCATCACAATTGGGGAAATTCAATCCTACTCACTAAAACGAACAACCAATTTCTCATTACCCCAGACAGTCTCCTGGAATGAATCTCATAAATACACAATACACACCTTTAGGTATAACAATGCCCAGCTATATTGTGCACAGGCTGGATCTCTGTCTTTGAAGGCCTGAATTGGAAAAGCAGTTCCCATAGTTGTCAATGGATCATTAACAGGATGATCTAGAAGAATCAACATGTAAACACAAAAACAAAATGCTTAGCAGAATGTTAGTGACTCACCTGAGCATCAAGGCGAATGGAACGGCATATATCTTTGTTATTCATCATAACATCATTAAAAATGTCAATTAGCTGGGTAGCAAGCAGTGTTGGATCTTCAAGCCTGTTTGCAAGGGTAAAGCTCAATGCTCGCTCCAGACAGTCATGAGACAACACACTGGCGTACAGGAAGCTACTCAAAATAGGCTCCTTTTCTGcctgtgaaatgtgaacatcgCACTGTCAGCCATCAGGTAACCAACAATAACAGTAAAATGATGCCAAATGTGACAACGCAGATAGGAGGGACACTAGAACAGTGTTATTGTATAAGAGTCAAACaatcaaaaccaaaccttttttttaaagaattaaGTAAATATAAAGCTTGGAGAAGGACCTACACATGGTATTCATTGACTTGGAGAAGGCTTACGATAAAATACCAAGAAATGTCATGTGGTGGGTTATGGAGAAacacaaagtcccaacaaagtacattacccttatcaaggatatATGCAATAAcgttgtgacaagtgttcggacaagtGAAGGTGTCACCGATGACTTTCCGCTTAAAATAGGACTACATCAAGAGTCAGCTTTGAGCCTTTATTTATtagctttggtgatggatgaggtcgcAAGAGACATTCAGGGAGATATAccttggtgtatgctctttgctgaTGTTGTGGTGCTAGTTGACGAGAGTAGGATAGGAGTTAATAGGAAATTGGAGTTgtgaagatatactttagaATCGAAAGGTTTTAGACATAGTAGGACCAAAACCAAGTATATGAAGTGCGATTTCGGTGCTAGTAGGCATGAGGGAGAAGATGTTAGTCTCGATGGAGAGGTGGTTCTCAAGAAGGACGTCTTCCGATACTTGGAATCGATGCTACAGAGGGATAgtgatatcgatgaagatgttagtcataAAATCAAAGCTGGATGGATGAAATGGCGCCAAGCTTCTGGCATCCTCTGTGACAAGAGGGTGCCACAAAAGCTGAAAGGTAAGTTCTATAGGACGACGATTCGAACTGTAATGTTGTATGATGCCAAATGTTGACCAACTAAAAAGCGACATGTCCAGCAGTTAAGTGTAGCAGATACGCGTATGTTGCGATAGATTTGTGGCCATATAAGAAAGAATTGGATccgaaataatgatatacatgatagCGTAGGGTAGCGCCAATTGAAGAAAATCTTATCGAACATCAGTTGAGATGATTTTGACATATCCAACGGAGGCCTCTAGAGTCCAGAGTCACATGTGCATAGTGAGATACTGAGGCAcgctgataatgtgaagagaggaAGCGGTCGACCAAACACCTGTAAAGAGAGATTTGAAGGAATGGAATATCTCCAAAAAACTATCCACAGATAGAAGCACGTGGAAGTTAGTAATCTACATGCTAGAATGTTAGGATAGGGTAATCATTCGTCGGGAGGATAGCCGAGCAGCATCAACTTCTAGGGGAAGAATTAGATCATAGATTGGGGAGACAGAAAGGAGGAGACTTAGCTTAATTCTTCCTTTTCTCCCTTACAATGATGCACGACTGCCCTTTTATATAGAGTGGGAATTACAATCCAAATCCAACTCCAAATCCTAACTTACCTAATTTATCTCTAGCTGAATTTAAAACTAATCAAACTATATCTCCTAATCTAAATCAAATCCAACTTCTACCAACTATATCTCGTAATTATATGGCAAGTCTTCATCTCCTGCCCATGACATCTCCACCTCTCCTTCCGAAAcaactcgtcctcgagctgtggTGGCGGCCACGGTGATATCATTTGGCAGTCATGTTGACCGCGTGTAGCCTCACACCCAGACGCCCACGAGTGGCTTCCATTGAGCCGCGTCACTTGTCTCTGCACGCGCGCACGACGGCCGAACGTCGTCGCGCGCCGACCCCATCTGCATCCATGACCGAACGAGCAGACCCACTCCACACGACGCTATTGCTGAATTTGCAGGTTCAGTGTCCAGCTGCCGCCACCGTCTTCTCCCGCCCTGGCGACCCACATATAGCCGCTGACCCTGTCTTGAAGCCGAATGGACTCCGTCTACGCATCGCGCACGCACCGGCCAAGAAGTCGAGCACCATCAACCTCCTTCCGCTCCAAACCGCCACGCACTTTTGCCACCACTGTAGCAGGTTGAGGTAACGTTGCAACACActttgtttctttcttctcctcggcCACAATCATCTTCTCCTTGGCCAGTTCGCCCAAGGAGATGGCTCGCAGGGGCAGCCCGAACCGAGCACGGTCTATAGCATGGTCGTCCATGCGCGGCCCGCCGGTGAGGTCGCTGGAGTACTCGTCAGCGTGTGGGTCAAGCAACAGGTCGTCGCGAGCCGGCACGTGTGTGGATGAAGATGAGTCATGTTGTGCCTCCAGGTGCATGATGGCGAGGTGGTGTGCCCGTTGCTGAAGTTCGATGTTGATGACGCGCTGGTAGATCTCCACGAGTTGACGGTCCATGCATTCGATGAAGGCGTAAAGCACCTGTTGGCCGGCCAGGAGGTCGTAAAGCATGTCTTTGACTGATTGGGGCTTGTTGGAGGTGGACATGGCACGTGGAAGGGTGGAGGAATTTGGTTTCTGTTACCAAAAGTTATGATCCTATGATCATAACGAGGATAAACATTCATCGGGAGAATAGCCAGGCGACGTCGGCTGCTAGGGGAGGGATTAGACCAGAGATTAGGGTGACTCAGAATATTGGGGAGACTTAAATAGTTCTTCTTTGCTTGATCACAATGATGCGCAGCTGCCCTTTTGTATAGATAGGGGATATTACAATCCAACTTACCTAATTTATTTCTAGCTAAATTGGAAACTAATAAAACTCCATCTCTAAATCAAATGTGACTCCTATCAACTACATCTCCTAATTATATGGCAAGTTTGGATCTCCTGCCCATCACATATAACCttaacttatgcatcagtctccttgcaccgttattacttttattttttttattattagtacctttattatcattattgttttctcatcatctttttagttagaTCTTATGTGTTTCATCTCTAGCTTACCAcgacttgcttgggacaaaggcggCAGCTGCCGGTGGTGGTGTTGTTGTTGTAAGTAAATATAAAGCTCTTCTGTAGGCTGTAGCTCTGTTTAATGTTGGTTTGCACGGAAGAATAGTTTATTACTATTTCTTAAGCTTATTTGAAGCAAAATGAAGCTTTCATACATAATCACATGTAAGAAAAGTTTCGCATCCATCTTCGCACAATATTATGCCGGAAGCAGGTTCCAACATCATCGAATGTGAATGTTTTCAATTCACATAGTTTGCAATTGGTACCATCTTTGCCTCCTAAATTTCTTGGCAAAGCTGAACTAGCAACCACTACAAACTAAATAATTCAGGACAAATACTTTAAAAAATGAATTAGTCAATAAATTATTGTGGCCAATCTACACTCCTGTCAGAGTAAAATATCGCACTTGCGAGCTCGACACTAAAGCAGATAACAGTGAGATTATAAATCCAAAAATTAGAAAAGCTAACTAGAGAGAACAAATGGTCCAAGTTGTAGCATTTTGCCACTAAGACCTAAATATAACCCAAACGAACTCTAAAATAAGGTGCCAACATCCATCAAACCcgattacaaaaaaaaaacgtaACTTTTCGTTACGGCAACCAAAAATCACCATCGGCGTGCTGCGAAAGCACACAAACTGCGATCCAACAAACGCGAGCAATGCTCCGATTGAGCTGCGAGAGCAAAGTCCTGAAACATACTCACCTCAGACTTGGCCTCCGACTGGACGGCCTCCCATATGGGGTCCCCGGCGGAGTCGACTAtgccccgcgccgccgccacggAGCTCGCCCGCGAGTTCCCCATCACATAGATGGGGAAAATGGCCTCCGACCGGCTCCTCCACTCCCCCGCGCACGACCCACACCCGGAGCCCGGCGCGACCTTTACCGTCCCCCTCGCCACCGCCCCGCCGCCGTGGTCCTCCGGCTTCTCGAGCACCAGGCACCCGCAGGACGTCATCGGCGCAAGCAGCGAAGCCCGAACCACCTGATCCGAGGGTTTCGCTCCCGCGGCGAGCCGAGTGCGCTTGGGGCGGGCGGGGCCTGGAACCACAGAAGGCGCACAGAGAGGAGTAGAAAAAAGAGCGGTTGGGAGCAAAATCGCCGAGACGACGGGCCGTGACGCCGTGTGGGGATGCGCGCTCGCGGTGGGCCGGGGGGCGGTGCGGTGCGGTTTTGGAGGCTTGCGCTTTTCGCGGGATTTTGCGGCGTGCGGCGTGCGGCGTACTGCAGCGGGAGCCACGGCTTTGCCTACGCCTTTTGAGCCATGGATGATCGGTACCCTCGCGGTGCGGGGTGGTTGGACGGGGCTCAGGACGTGTGTGGTGCGCGGAAACGTTGCGCGCACGGGCACGGCCCTTGGATGCGTTTCGTGCCGACTAGCGACGCCGGGTAAGTTTGGAAAGGAAGCTCCGGTTGCAGGCGGCGGAGAAGCTAGCGCTCCAAAGATCATGGTAT of Phragmites australis chromosome 3, lpPhrAust1.1, whole genome shotgun sequence contains these proteins:
- the LOC133911525 gene encoding probable serine acetyltransferase 2; this translates as MTSCGCLVLEKPEDHGGGAVARGTVKVAPGSGCGSCAGEWRSRSEAIFPIYVMGNSRASSVAAARGIVDSAGDPIWEAVQSEAKSEAEKEPILSSFLYASVLSHDCLERALSFTLANRLEDPTLLATQLIDIFNDVMMNNKDICRSIRLDAQAFKDRDPACAQYSWALLYLKGYQSLQSYRIAHVLWNQGRRVLALALQSRISEVFAVDIHPAAKIGEGILLDHGTGLVIGETAVVGNWVSLMQGVTLGGTGKEHGDRHPKIGQGALIGAGATILGNINVGEGAMIAAGSLVLKDVPPHSMAVGNPAKVVGYTEKEDPSLTMKHDARRDYFEHVAIRYSDDTANGSVVK